Proteins found in one Homalodisca vitripennis isolate AUS2020 chromosome 4, UT_GWSS_2.1, whole genome shotgun sequence genomic segment:
- the LOC124359707 gene encoding protein phosphatase PP2A 55 kDa regulatory subunit isoform X6, producing the protein MAGNGDIQWCFSQVKGTLDDDVTEADIISCVEFNHDGDLLATGDKGGRVVIFQRDPISKNCIPRRGEYNVYSTFQSHEPEFDYLKSLEIEEKINKIRWLKRKNQAHFLLSTNDKTIKLWKVSERDKRVEGYNTKEENGQTRDPSCITALRVPIIKPMELMVEASPRRIFANAHTYHINSISVNSDQETYLSADDLRINLWHLEITDQSFNIVDIKPSNMEELTEVITAAEFHPLECNLFVYSSSKGTIRLCDMRQAALCDRHSKLFEEPEDPTNRSFFSEIISSISDVKVSNSGRYMISRDYLSVKVWDLHMETKPIESYPVHEYLRSKLCSLYENDCIFDKFECCWSGNDSCIMTGSYNNFFRMFDRVNKRDATLEAAKEIAKPKTVLKPRKVCTGGKRKKDEISVDCLDFNKKILHTAWHPSENIIAVAATNNLFLLQDKL; encoded by the exons cGGACATCATTTCTTGTGTAGAATTCAACCACGATGGAGACTTGTTGGCCACTGGTGACAAAGGGGGCAGAGTTGTTATTTTTCAAAGAGACCCAATT AGTAAAAATTGCATTCCAAGACGGGGAGAATACAACGTATACTCCACGTTCCAGAGTCATGAACCTGAGTTTGACTACCTTAAAAGTTTGGAGATAGAAGAAAAGATTAACAAGATTAGATGGTTGAAGCGTAAAAACCAAGCTCACTTTCTACTTTCAACTAATG ataaaacaataaaattatggaaAGTATCAGAGCGAGACAAGAGGGTGGAGGGTTATAACACCAAAGAAGAGAATGGACAAACTAGGGACCCTTCATGTATTACTGCACTGAGG GTAcctataataaaaccaatggaaCTGATGGTAGAAGCATCGCCAAGACGGATATTTGCCAACGCACACACATACCACATCAATTCCATCAGCGTTAACTCGGACCAGGAGACGTACCTGTCAGCAGATGACCTGCGGATAAACCTGTGGCATCTGGAGATCACCGACCAGAGCTTTAACATTGTGGACATTAAGCCCAGCAACATGGAAGAGCTGACGGAAGTGATCACGGCCGCAGAATTCCATCCACTCGAATGTAATCTGTTTGTCTACAGCAGCAGCAAAGGAACAATTAGGCTGTGTGATATGAGACAGGCGGCGTTGTGCGATAGACATTCTAAAT TATTCGAAGAACCCGAAGATCCGACAAATCGCAGCTTCTTCTCTGAGATAATCTCGAGCATCTCAGATGTGAAGGTGTCGAATTCGGGCCGGTATATGATCTCCAGAGACTACCTGTCGGTTAAGGTGTGGGATCTGCACATGGAGACTAAGCCGATCGAGTCGTATCCTGTGCACGAGTACCTGCGGTCTAAGCTATGCTCGCTCTATGAGAACGACTGCATCTTTGACAAGTTTGAGTGCTGTTGGAGTGGTAATGACTCGTGCATCATGACTGGTTCCTACAACAACTTCTTCCGAATGTTTGACAGGGTCAACAAACGCGACGCTACTCTCGAAGCGGCCAAGGAGATAGCCAAGCCCAAGACTGTTTTGAAGCCCAGGAAG GTTTGTACGGGAGGCAAGCGGAAAAAGGATGAAATCAGTGTGGACTGTCTAGATTTTAACAAGAAGATACTGCACACAGCGTGGCACCCCTCAGAGAACATCATCGCAGTGGCGGCGACAAACAACCTGTTCCTGCTACAGGACAAGTTGTAG